A region from the Rosa rugosa chromosome 6, drRosRugo1.1, whole genome shotgun sequence genome encodes:
- the LOC133714474 gene encoding NADH dehydrogenase [ubiquinone] 1 beta subcomplex subunit 8, mitochondrial-like, producing MAGRLSSVTSKIMGGNGVVHCSVTFFLQLRVDKHIVPDRPLPVNDELVWDNGTPFPKPYIDRIADTVGKYEALAWLTGGLSYFVGLGLLAVWNDKASKIPFAPKVYPYDQESTSGAR from the coding sequence ATGGCAGGAAGACTGAGCAGCGTGACGTCCAAAATCATGGGCGGAAACGGCGTCGTCCACTGTTCCGTCACATTCTTTCTTCAACTTCGCGTCGACAAACACATCGTCCCTGACAGACCCCTCCCTGTCAACGACGAGCTCGTCTGGGACAACGGCACGCCGTTTCCCAAACCTTATATTGATCGCATAGCCGACACCGTCGGAAAGTATGAAGCTTTGGCTTGGCTGACTGGAGGTCTGAGCTACTTCGTTGGGCTGGGCTTGTTGGCTGTGTGGAATGACAAGGCGTCCAAAATTCCGTTTGCCCCAAAAGTGTACCCATATGATCAAGAATCTACGAGTGGAGCTCGGTGA